A single region of the Raphanus sativus cultivar WK10039 chromosome 1, ASM80110v3, whole genome shotgun sequence genome encodes:
- the LOC108837871 gene encoding probable serine/threonine-protein kinase At1g54610, translated as MGGCVSSRHNKPFRRKSTVVKESPVKRSLRFDTSRRIDDWIQPQGVFDRSSSRRDAKDNKFTKSKIMLSSSDRYYYDHQVEKIPELADHDQELRSGASSAALKPPDLEIDLKVVEPKKLDRWNSLDSRVRLTEFEKSSSKRLSDHHHQIDKEQPLVPRELTKKQSVSAVPKESELKQVSAGWPTWLVSVAGEALVDWAPRRASTFEKLEKIGQGTYSSVYRARDLIHNNKIVALKKVRFDLNDIESVKFMAREIIVMRRLDHPNVLKLQGLITAPLSSSLYLVFDYMDHDLLGLSSLPGLNFTEPQVKCYMRQLLSGLEHCHSRGVLHRDIKGSNLLIDGNGVLKIADFGLATFFDKDKTVPLTSHVVTLWYRPPELLLGASRYGVGVDLWSTGCILGELYAGKPILPGKTEVEQLHKIFKLCGSPTEGYWRKHELPPSSAGFRSAVPYRRKLSETYKEFPESVLLLLETLLSVDPDHRSSASSALESEYFKTKPFACDPSCLPKYPPSKEIDAKLRDEEKRQRPEKQERQDSLGRRSHERKAIPPPIRANHSLSMSMDRPYLDLKSRNESFKSFKEERTSHVPQVPDYPNMQTRNNQSNERVSYSGPLMSNGKMGKSTMYVKENAPPPRYPPSRVNPRVLSGSVSSKALLDQPVTNQRRRDRRAYNRADTMDSRHMTIPIDPSWYDPSDSKIYTSGRPLLEQPSRVDQMLEEHERQIQEFNRQTQKAREGKTGT; from the exons ATGGGTGGTTGCGTAAGTTCTAGACATAATAAGCCTTTTCGAAGAAAGTCTACAGTAGTGAAAGAGTCACCGGTGAAACGTTCATTGCGGTTTGATACGTCGAGGAGGATAGATGATTGGATCCAACCTCAAGGTGTCTTTGATAGATCAAGTAGCAGGAGAGACGCCAAAGATAATAAGTTCACTAAATCCAAAATCATGTTGAGCAGCTCCGATAGGTATTACTACGATCATCAGGTTGAGAAGATACCTGAGTTAGCTGATCATGACCAAGAACTGAGAAGCGGGGCCTCGAGTGCTGCTTTGAAACCACCAGATTTGGAGATTGATCTAAAGGTCGTAGAACCGAAGAAGCTAGATAGATGGAATAGCCTTGACTCCAGAGTTCGGTTGACTGAGTTTGAAAAGTCGAGTTCCAAAAGGTTgtctgatcatcatcatcagattgACAAGGAACAACCACTTGTTCCTCGGGAGTTAACTAAGAAGCAGAGTGTTTCTGCTGTTCCAAAGGAGTCAGAGCTGAAGCAAGTCTCAGCAGGTTGGCCTACATGGCTAGTCTCCGTTGCTGGTGAGGCGTTAGTTGACTGGGCTCCACGTAGAGCGAGCACCTTCGAGAAACTCGAGAAA ATTGGGCAAGGAACGTATAGCAGCGTCTACAGAGCACGCGACCTCATCCACAACAACAAGATCGTGGCGCTAAAAAAAGTCCGGTTCGATCTCAACGACATAGAAAGCGTCAAGTTCATGGCGAGAGAGATCATAGTAATGAGACGTCTCGATCATCCCAACGTCCTCAAACTCCAAGGACTCATCACCGCCCCTCTTTCCTCCTCCCTCTACTTAGTCTTCGACTACATGGATCATGACCTCTTAGGCCTCTCTTCCCTCCCCGGTCTCAACTTCACAGAGCCTCAG GTCAAGTGTTACATGAGACAACTACTAAGCGGGCTTGAACATTGTCACAGCCGTGGTGTGCTTCATCGCGATATTAAAGGATCAAACCTTTTGATTGATGGTAATGGAGTTTTGAAGATAGCTGATTTCGGTTTAGCGACGTTTTTCGACAAGGATAAAACTGTTCCGTTGACTAGCCATGTTGTCACTCTTTGGTACCGACCACCAGAGCTTTTGCTTGGAGCCTCTCGTTACGGTGTTGGTGTTGATCTATGGAGCACAGGTTGCATCTTAGGTGAGTTGTACGCTGGTAAACCGATCCTACCTGGCAAAACCGAAGTAGAACAGTTGCATAAGATCTTCAAGCTGTGTGGTTCACCAACGGAAGGTTACTGGAGAAAACATGAGTTACCACCGTCTTCAGCTGGATTCAGAAGCGCTGTTCCTTATAGAAGGAAGTTATCAGAGACGTATAAGGAGTTTCCCGAGAGTGTTCTTTTGCTTCTGGAGACGTTGCTCTCCGTAGATCCTGATCACCGTAGCTCTGCGAGTAGTGCACTTGAGAGTGAG tACTTTAAAACCAAGCCGTTTGCTTGTGATCCGTCTTGTCTACCAAAGTATCCACCTAGTAAAGAGATTGATGCTAAATTGCGGGATGAAGAGAAAAGGCAACGACCTGAGAAACAAGAAAGGCAAGACTCTCTGGGGAGAAGATCACACGAGAGAAAAGCTATCCCACCACCGATCAGAGCAAACCACTCTCTATCAATGTCAATGGAT AGACCATACCTAGATTTGAAGAGCAGAAACGAGAGTTTCAAGTCGTTTAAGGAAGAAAGGACTTCTCATGTGCCCCAAGTTCCTGATTATCCAAATATGCAAACAAGAAACAATCAAAGCAATGAGAGAGTTTCATACTCGGGTCCGTTGATGAGCAACGGGAAGATGGGTAAGTCAACAATGTATGTGAAGGAGAATGCACCTCCTCCTAGATATCCTCCATCTAGAGTAAACCCGAGGGTTTTGTCAGGCTCAGTCTCCTCCAAGGCGTTATTAGATCAGCCAGTTACTAATCAAAGAAGAAGGGATAGACGAGCGTACAATAGAGCTGATACTATGGATAGTAGACATATGACGATACCAATCGACCCATCTTGG TATGATCCTAGTGATAGCAAGATTTACACGTCCGGAAGACCGTTGTTGGAACAGCCAAGCAGAGTGGATCAGATGCTTGAGGAACATGAAAGACAGATCCAGGAATTTAATAGACAAACACAGAAGGCGCGAGAAGGCAAAACTGGCACATGA
- the LOC130510435 gene encoding uncharacterized protein LOC130510435 isoform X1 — protein MAPPQTKGTVTPLGSLFSEEEARKAASFVEERIREKREEMNRLQQFVDENDNLISLVKKLPDQLHHNIMVPFGKKAFFPGRLIHTNECLVFLGENYYTDRTSKQTVDVLRRRDKTLQSQIHSLKAEIDDFQTEASFFAKTASEVSEGLLEIREEYEDDEEEEDSSATVLTPGVKKEESSGHTGGEAGEGEDKDDEFARIMAKLNELEMEEEQEEGEGEDEDDGSKEHDVEESEQDIVKGLGDDNRIGSVLDKVSGHSSSIGPKPQYLQKEDQPRGGIPQQNAETWRDFQATASAVSRAKASSSTVVPQKIESPIQKPEPKFDTNKAFTGSIVEHFHNLETNTHGKMQPSGSQPSKPVSRFKAQRR, from the exons ATGGCGCCGCCGCAGACGAAAGGAACAGTGACGCCGTTAGGGTCGTTGTTCTCAGAGGAGGAGGCACGGAAAGCAGCTAGCTTCGTCGAGGAGAGAATCAGAGAGAAGCGTGAAGAGATGAATCGTCTTCAACAGTTCGTCGACGAGAACGACAATCTCATCAGCCTCGTCAAGAAGCTCCCCGATCAACTCCATCACAACATCATG GTTCCTTTCGGTAAAAAAGCATTTTTTCCAGGTCGATTGATTCACACCAACGAGTGTTTG gTGTTTTTGGGAGAGAATTATTATACGGACAGAACATCGAAGCAGACAGTTGATGTTTTGAGGAGAAGAGACAAGACGTTACAGTCTCAGATTCATTCTCTTAAAGCTGAGATTGATGATTTTCAAACGGAGGCTTCCTTCTTTGCTAAAACTGCTTCAGAAGTATCG GAAGGGCTTCTTGAGATAAGAGAAGagtatgaagatgatgaagaagaagaagattcttCTGCAACTGTGCTTACTCCAGGTGTTAAGAAAGAAGAGTCTTCTGGTCATACTGGAGGAGAGGCTGGAGAAGGTGAAGATAAAGACGATGAATTTGCTCGAATCATGGCCAAGTTGAACGAGCTTGAAATGGAAGAAGAACAGGAGGAGGGTGAGGGtgaggatgaggatgatggAAGTAAAGAACATGATGTGGAGGAGAGCGAGCAGGACATTGTGAAGGGTCTCGGAGACGACAATAGGATTGGATCTGTTCTTGACAAGGTGTCTGGTCATAGCTCTTCTATTGGACCGAAGCCACAGTATCTCCAAAAAG AAGATCAACCACGTGGCGGAATCCCCCAGCAAAACGCTGAAACATGGAGAGACTTTCAAGCAACAGCATCCGCTGTTTCCAGAGCAAAAGCAAGTTCCAGTACTGTAGTTCCACAAAAGATAGAG tCACCTATACAGAAACCGGAGCCTAAGTTTGATACTAACAAG GCTTTTACTGGATCGATCGTAGAGCACTTTCATAATCTAGAAACCAACACACACGGCAAAATGCAG CCTTCAGGGTCTCAACCATCAAAACCGGTTTCAAGATTCAAGGCACAGAGAAGGTAG
- the LOC130510435 gene encoding uncharacterized protein LOC130510435 isoform X2: MAPPQTKGTVTPLGSLFSEEEARKAASFVEERIREKREEMNRLQQFVDENDNLISLVKKLPDQLHHNIMVPFGKKAFFPGRLIHTNECLVFLGENYYTDRTSKQTVDVLRRRDKTLQSQIHSLKAEIDDFQTEASFFAKTASEVSEGLLEIREEYEDDEEEEDSSATVLTPGVKKEESSGHTGGEAGEGEDKDDEFARIMAKLNELEMEEEQEEGEGEDEDDGSKEHDVEESEQDIVKGLGDDNRIGSVLDKVSGHSSSIGPKPQYLQKDQPRGGIPQQNAETWRDFQATASAVSRAKASSSTVVPQKIESPIQKPEPKFDTNKAFTGSIVEHFHNLETNTHGKMQPSGSQPSKPVSRFKAQRR, from the exons ATGGCGCCGCCGCAGACGAAAGGAACAGTGACGCCGTTAGGGTCGTTGTTCTCAGAGGAGGAGGCACGGAAAGCAGCTAGCTTCGTCGAGGAGAGAATCAGAGAGAAGCGTGAAGAGATGAATCGTCTTCAACAGTTCGTCGACGAGAACGACAATCTCATCAGCCTCGTCAAGAAGCTCCCCGATCAACTCCATCACAACATCATG GTTCCTTTCGGTAAAAAAGCATTTTTTCCAGGTCGATTGATTCACACCAACGAGTGTTTG gTGTTTTTGGGAGAGAATTATTATACGGACAGAACATCGAAGCAGACAGTTGATGTTTTGAGGAGAAGAGACAAGACGTTACAGTCTCAGATTCATTCTCTTAAAGCTGAGATTGATGATTTTCAAACGGAGGCTTCCTTCTTTGCTAAAACTGCTTCAGAAGTATCG GAAGGGCTTCTTGAGATAAGAGAAGagtatgaagatgatgaagaagaagaagattcttCTGCAACTGTGCTTACTCCAGGTGTTAAGAAAGAAGAGTCTTCTGGTCATACTGGAGGAGAGGCTGGAGAAGGTGAAGATAAAGACGATGAATTTGCTCGAATCATGGCCAAGTTGAACGAGCTTGAAATGGAAGAAGAACAGGAGGAGGGTGAGGGtgaggatgaggatgatggAAGTAAAGAACATGATGTGGAGGAGAGCGAGCAGGACATTGTGAAGGGTCTCGGAGACGACAATAGGATTGGATCTGTTCTTGACAAGGTGTCTGGTCATAGCTCTTCTATTGGACCGAAGCCACAGTATCTCCAAAAAG ATCAACCACGTGGCGGAATCCCCCAGCAAAACGCTGAAACATGGAGAGACTTTCAAGCAACAGCATCCGCTGTTTCCAGAGCAAAAGCAAGTTCCAGTACTGTAGTTCCACAAAAGATAGAG tCACCTATACAGAAACCGGAGCCTAAGTTTGATACTAACAAG GCTTTTACTGGATCGATCGTAGAGCACTTTCATAATCTAGAAACCAACACACACGGCAAAATGCAG CCTTCAGGGTCTCAACCATCAAAACCGGTTTCAAGATTCAAGGCACAGAGAAGGTAG